The genomic window ACAATGGGGAACTGATGGACTCTTTAGTTGATGCTGTTGGAAAAACTGGCTCAGTATATGGGGGAGAAAAAAACAAGATTTTTCCTAACAGCACACTCAAAGGTGGGTTAAAGACCTAATGGTgaaaggtaggagccctggtgctgcagtggttaagagctacagctgctaaccaaaaggtcagcagttcaaatccaccaggtgctccttggaaatcctatggggcagttctactctgctctatagggtcgttatgagttggaattggcaacAACAGGTTTTGGTGAAAGGTAAAATCATGAAGTTATTAGAAGTATAAGAGAATATTATTATGATTTAGCAGTGGGGAGAGACTTTTTGAACAAATTTCAAAACaaattctaaaaacaaaacaaataaaaaagggaaTTTGATTACATTCAATGATTTCTGCCTAACAAAGAACCCCGTGGACACAGTGACTACAGGTGCCAGAGTGGGAGAGGTTTTCTGTGTTGGGGAGAGACAAGGGACTAGCATCTCGAATATACAAGGGATTCAGTCATACGGACAAGAAAAAGACATCAACCTCAacagaaaatatgaacagaccaTTTACAAAAGAGGGAATCCAAAAAGCTAACGAGAACACGAAGATTTACAAAAGAGGGAATCCAAAAAGCTAACGAGAACACGAAGAAATGCTTAATTAGTAGCAAAGAATGCAAAGTAAAGCAGCAGCGAGATATCACCGCATCACTAATATACCGGCAACGATGAGAAGGCTGGATACTGCCACACTGCAGTTGTTGCCTATGGGTTGGGAGTGGGCAAGGAGAACAGGTATGGGGTACGAGGATAAAACAcaatcaatcaatcaacttgTTTTTGGTGTCTTTATAACATTTATCATAGTCAGAAACTCTGGAGCCAGATTACCTGGTTCAAACCTCGGCTCCACCATTTCCCAAATGTTGAGTaacctctgtgcttcagtttactATTATAAAATGGGGCTAAATATTATCAATACCCCACAGAGTTGTCGTGACAATTAAGAGTTATATGTCCAGTGTTCAGAACGACGTCTGGCAGAGAGTAAGCCTTATCAGTGTGTGTTGTGTTATTGTTACTTTGCTGTTTATGTGCTTAATGTCGCCACCAAACCCTACGTCTACAATGGAAAAAAGCAGGTTCTTGATCTTTCTGATTTTTCCCGTACCTGTCTGTGGCatataaaacagtgcctggtacctggaaggccctcaacaagtatttgttaaatgaggGAAGGCGAAGGTGGATTAGGGCGAGGGTAAGGACGACAGGATGGGGTGGGGTACGATTTCCCCTCCCTTCTCCCGGCCCTTGACCCAGGGATCAGGGGCTACTCACTCGAAAGACGTCACGAAGCAGGTCTGGGAAGGGGCCCCCGGCACCAGAATTACGTTCTTTTCCACGGCCCAGCCATTCCCACCGTGCTCCACTTCCCAGCCTCTGAAGCCCTCTGTGTGACACAACAGGGTTGAACACAGGGATTCACCCACCTGGCCGCCCCGCAGTCCCGCCCGCCCACTGGCTCCTCCTTCCCGCGCGCTCCACCCCTCCCCGTGGCGGCTGCCACCCCCTGGCCCCGCCCCTCACTCGCAGCCAGCCATCCTGTGCCACCTGCTCACCGACTGCTTCTCCTCAGCCCCACTTACCTGCACCTTCCCCCTCGGTCCCGCTCTCCCGCTCTACGTCCCTCCGGCCCCTGAAGCGGCTCGGCTTgtcccccggccccgcccgctcCCACCACCCTCTAGGCTCCTCCTGTGTCGACCCCGCCCAGCCGGCGTTTCCGCCCCCAACCTCTCAATGCCACCTCCTCCGCCCGTGCGACTGCGCCCCCAGCACCCCGTTCGTTTCTCCCAGCCCGCCCCGGCTCCTCCCGCCCGGCCACGCCCACAGGCCTCCCTACCCAGCACTAATAATGAACAACTCTGTGCCGCAGCTCCGCCCCCAGCGCCCCCTCCGTCTCGCCCATCCGTTCCCTCTCTGGCTGTGCCCACGGCCCCTGGCTTCTCCCGCCCGGGTCAGTTTCTACCCCAGCCCGGGCCCCGGCCGCCCCGCCTCGCCGCAACCGGCATCGTGGACACACCGTGGGTCCCCCTTCGGTCTCCtcggccccgccccggcccctgCCCCGCCCCGCCCGAGCCCGCCTCCTGCACACCTCCTGGGTCTCCTCGGCCCCGCCCCTGCCCCGCCCAAGCCCGCCTCCTGCACACCGCTTGGGTCTCCTCGGCCCCGCCCCTGCCCCGCCCAAGCCCGCCTCCTGCACACCTCTTGGGTCTCCTCGGCCCCGGCCCCTGCCCCGCCCCGCCCGAGCCCGCCTCCTGCACACCGATTGGGCCTCCTCGGCCccgcccctgccccgccccccgCCCGAGCCCGCCTCCTGCACACCCCTTGGGTCCCCCTCGGCCCCGCCCCTGCCCCGCCCCAGCCCGCCTCCTGCACACCGCTTGGGTCTCCTCGGCCCCGCCCCTGCCCCGCCCGAGCCTGCACTCTGCACACCCCCTTGGGTCTCCTCGGCCCCGCCCCTGCCCCGCCCAAGCCCGCCTCCTGCACACCGATTGGGACTCCTCGGCCCCGCCctgccccgccccccgccccagcccGCCTCCTGCACACCGCTTGGGTCTCCTCGGCCCCGCCCCTGCCCCGCCCGAGCCCGCCTCCTGCACACCGATTGGGCCTCCTCGGCCCCGCCCTGCCCCGCCCCCCGCCCAAGCCCGCCTCCTGCACACCGCTTGGGTCTCCTCGGCCCCGCCCCTGCCCCGCCCAAGCCCGCCTCCTGCACACCGCTTGGGTCTCCTCGGCCCCGCCCCTGCCCCGCCCGAGCCTGCACTCTGCACACCCCCTTGGGTCTCCTCGGCCCCGCCCCTGCCCCGCCCGAGCCTGCACTCTGCACACCCCCCTTGGGTCCCCtcggcccgccccggccccgccccccccgccccggccccgccccggccACCCACCCTCGCCGCAGGAGTTGAAGATGAGGTTGCGGCCGAGGGGCGCGCGCACGCAGTAGCGCGCCAGGGCGCAGAGCGGGAACTCCTCCTCGTCCTCGTTGCTGGGCAGGCAGCGCTGGGCCATCGCGTAGACCGCGCGGCCCTCCGGGCTGCGGTCGCGGGCCAGCTGCAGCAGCCACACGGTGGGCCCGTCCACCACGTCGCGCCAGGCGCGGCACACGGGGCGGCAGCGCGTCACTAGGGCGTGCGGCGGCACGTGGCTCAGCACCTGCACCAGCAGCTCGGGGGGCAGTGCGTCCAGGGCCAGGGGCGGGTCCGCAGGCTGCTGCCGCCGTGAGGGCCGGGCGCCCATCTCCGGCCGCTGGCGTCCTGCAGGTCGAGAGGGGTCAGCGAGGTCAGAGCAGCTGGCCGCCCTACCCCGCCTCCAGAGACGCAAGGCCCTGCCGGCTTGACCGCGACGCTCCCAGGTCCGTGGGCCACTTGGGGACCGCCACGAATGCGAAAACCGGGCACCCATCTCCTGCCGCCTGGCTCCACGGGAAAGAGAGGTCAATTCATCCCGGCCACCTCCTATTTCCCGCCCAGGGACAAAAGCCCCTTGGCCTGACCATGACgttacctggtcctgcatcattctcacaatcgaCAGCATATTCATGACCATCTTTCtggctactgtgccaattcatctcactaAGGTCTTTTAGCACCTCATGGGCCCTCTGCTTCAGGAACACAATGTCCTCCTATCTAACAATTGATCCCACTTGATGATGTATCTAAAGAAAGCTAGTGGGACAATGTTCagctgtgatccataagatttatatcggctaatttttggaagtagattaccaggcctttcttcctggtcttagtctggaagctctgctgaaacctgtccaccatgagtgaccctgtaaAATACCAgaagcatagtttccagcatcatagcaacacgcaaaccaccacagtacaacaaactgacatgcAGGTGAAGGATTTCTTCCttaaaaccaacaaaaccaaacccactgccctaaagccaattctgacacatggtgaccctataggacaggtagatctgccccatagggcttccaaggttgtaatcgttatggaagcggactgccacatctttctcctgaagcgTGGCCAGTAGGTTTGAGaggctgacctttttgttagcggcagagcactttaacccctgcaccactgAGGCTCCATTTCTTCcttaaccaaaaacctgttgccatcgagtgcagaccaagtcatagcgaccctatagatcaccccatagggtttccaaggagtggctggtggatttgaacagctgaccttttgggtggcagccgagttcttaaccactacgccatcagggctcctattttTTCCTTACCCAGCTTGAATTTCGTGGTTAATCATTATAAACATTCTTTGCACACACCCTCAACACCCTTGTCCCCTCATCTTCCTCCTACACTTGACCCAGGTTAAATTCAACCCTATACTTACTTCATGCCTGTACCCACCCAGGTTAAGATTGCTAGAGAACAGAACTCAAGCCCACTGTCTGGTCTACTTCAAATGTGTGAACATGACCTTCAGGTGGGTCCTCAATGCTGCCCATGTAACATTTCTCTTGGGCACTTACTCTCCATCTCTTCTACAACAATTTCACaccttctcctctcccctctaTTCCTAACACCTCCTTCCCCTTCTTCACTCTCTTCTGACAACCTTGCTTCTTAATTTGGAAAAATGAATACAAGCAATGAGACTCGAACTTCCACAGGCCCCTGCCACCCCATCTTCCACCCACCTGTGCCTGCGCCCACACACTGGCTTTCCCACTAGGGCTGCCCCTGTCTACATCGGCCCCCTTCCCACTCCCGCCTACTACAGGCCAGGTCCCCACAGTTCTCTCCTCTCCCTGCTGCACCTTCAGCTCCCCTCTGTACTGGATCAGCCCATCAGCCCCCATACACAGTCATTTCTCCCTAAAACAAACCCTCTCTTGACTCCACCTACCCTTCCGGCTACGGCCTCATTCCTTTCCTCCTCCTTATGGTAAAACTTCTCAGAAAAGTTGTCTACACGTGCTACCTCCATGTTTTctcctacttccaaaaaaacaaacaaataaaaaaagctatcatcagtcaattccgactcatagaaaccctatagtcagaggagaactgccccataaggtttccgaggagcagctgatggatctgaactgccaaccttttggttagcagccataactcttaaccactgcaccactgcccatctgtcagtttgtcctactatggtggcttgggtgttgctgtgatgatggaagctatgcccctggtatttcaaataccagctgggtcacccatgatgAACGGGCTTCAGCAGaccatgaagaaaggcctggaaatctacttctgaaaattagcccatgaataatcacaacagaatattttccaatatagtgctggaagatgagcccctaggctagaaggcactcagaatacacagcggccacaatggactcgagcataccagtgactgtgaagatggcagaggcccaggcaatgtttcgttctgttgcacacaggtggccatgaattggagccaactcagcaGCGAACAACAACGATCAGGTTTTGCCTCTTTGGTTGTAACCCAGTGCTCTTGTCGCGGTCACTGATGCTAAGCCAATGGTCACTGCTCAGTCCTCACATGGCTTGACCTGTCAGCAGCATCTCACAAGACTGGTCACCTCTCTCCAAGGACAGTTTTCTTCACCTGGCTTCCTGGAAACCACACCCTCTAGGGTCCTCCATCTCCCTGGTGGCTCCCTGTCAGAGCTCAgtctttttatccttttttctatcataattttatgattttaactGAAATTTAATTGGAAGTCTCCAGCTTTCTGGGGGtcgaacatttttttttttaattgtactttagatgaaggtttacagaacgaactagtttctcattaaacaattaatacacatattgctttgtgacatggATTGCCAACCCACAACAtctcaacaccctcccttctcgaccttgggttccctgttaccagctttcctgtcccctcctgccttctagttcttgcccctgggggGTGGTGTGCCTGcttagtctcgttttattttatgggccttgtctaatctttggttgaagggtgaatctcaggagtgacttcatgactgaggtaaaaaggtgtccgggggccatactctcggggtttctccactctctgtcagaccattaagtctggtctttttttgtgagttagaattttgttctacatttttctccagctctgtccaggaccatctattgtgatccctgtcagagcagtctgtggtggtagccgggcaccatctagttgtgctggactcagtctggtggaggctgcggtagctgtggtccagtagtcctttgggctaatctttccctgtgtctttggttttcttctttttcccttcagAGCTCAGTCTTTGAACCACCTCTATGCTCTACCAGCACTCGCTCCCTTGGGTGAACTCATCCATTCTTGTCCTCTCTCACATGGACCATCACTGGCTCCCTGCTTCTATCCCCTATTGTCTGTTCTCCCACACGCAGCCAGAGGGGCCCCATGAACACCTGAGTCAGGTCACATCCCTCCTCTGCTCAGAGCCCTCCTGTGTCTCCATCTCTCTCAGGGTAAAGGCACAGTCCCTGCCTGCACACCTTCTCTGTCCTCATCTCCTCTCCCTCTGGCTCCCCtgggctccagccacactggcctccacACTTTACACCAGCTGTTCGCTTTGCCTGGATACAAATAATTTCTTTGCTCACTTCCCtacttccttcaagtctttgctcaaatgtcaccttctctacAAGGCTTTCCCTGGGTGCCTTGTTTATAATTTCAGTGCCTCACCCCTTCCACACACACTCcctcatttcttttccctacttcacACTTCTCTAAAGTGCTATCAAGGAAcgctggctgccaaccaaaaggtgggtggttcaaacccacaagtggctccaagggagaaaggacctggagatctaacCCCGTATAgattaacccgttgctgtcaagtcgattccaactcagagcgaccatagtaggacaaactgacagatgggtggtggtgctgtggttaagagctatggctgctaaccaaaaggttggcagttcaaattcaccagctgctccttggaagccttatggggcagttctactctgactatagggtcgctatgagtcagaattgacccaacagcaatgggtttggtctttttttttttttggaagtaggggAAAACATGGAGGTAGCAAGTATAGACAACTTTAGcaagtgtagaactgccccatagggttaccaaggagcaattagcggattcaaactgccgaccttttggttagtagtcgagctcttAGCCATTGGGCCATTGGGGCTCCCACATACACGTAAGTATATAGAATTTACTTATTAATTTTACAATCTGTTTCCCCAACCACACTGTCATCTCTATAAGGGCATAGATTGTTTCTTTTGCATATTGCAATATCTACAGTGTTGTGTCTACAATAGTGCTTGACACATAGTAAGTGTCCAGTATGATGTTAAATGAACCAATGAATGCATCATCACATCAAAAACACACTTCACACTTcgggcaaatgttgtgttatatacattttttttgcaacaacaaaaagtcacttcacagataaagaaacttTGGCATTTTGAGGTGAAATACCTTTAGTCAAAAAGGTCAGTTGGCATACTATGGTTTGTAAAATTtacctttggtgagtagtgtctggggtcttaaaagtttgcgagcggccatctaagacacaacaattggactcttgtccagagcaaaagagagagaaggaaacctAACACTCAGAGAAGGAACCAGACCACAGGACCAACTGTCTCCATGaaccacgagaccagaagaactagcggctgcccagctaccattaccgaacattctgatcagggtttcaatagatggatcctgatagaaaggggAAAAATGTGGACTAGAACTACAAATTCTCAAAGAATCCAGACATACTGGACCctttgagactggaggaaaccctgagactattgccctgagacactctttaaaccttgaactgaaactaccccCTGAAGTCACCTCAACTAAATAGCCCGTTAGCTCAACAAGTAAAGACTATCATCAttgagtactgtgctcttttaaaaaattatctgtatgagaccaaatggtcagcagttacTCTAAAACATGGATGAGAGGGTTAGAGGAAAGTGAGACTAAGTTGATGAgaatggaacaactagaatggaaataatgagactgCTGACACGACGTGAAGAATacgaccaatgtcactgaacgtgatgtgtagaaactgtttaatgggaacctCTTTGGCTGTGtgtactttcaccaaaaataccaaaaaaaaaaaaaaaaaaaaaaactcacttcacataagtcaatcacaaaaggacaaatattgtatgctaccacttatatgaaatgtctaggataggcaaatgtataaagaccaacgtttattagtggttggtgggggCGAGAAGGGAAAGGGTGAGTCATTGCTTAGGAAACAGTAAGTATCGTTCATGGGGATGGAGAACTTGGCCATGGTGATGActgtacaacatgattaatgtaactggtattgctgaattgtacatgtaaaaaaatgtcgaattggcaaatgtgttatatacAGTTTTTTTGCAACGACAAAAAGTtacttcacagatgaagaaactttgGCATTTCGAGGTGAAATACCTTTAGTCAGCAAGAACTCAGTGACTAGCTCCAGGCCTAGACAGAAActcatttcctttctgtctcGGAGGCAGAAGGGCCTACGGATGAAAGCTTTATGCCTGGAACCAGTTCCCACAGGGTTCAAGTCCCCACTCTGCTCTTTGCTAGTTATATGACCAGGGGCAAGTCAtttagcctctctgggcctcagtttccttttctgaaaatgaggatgataatgGTACCTATTTCCTAAGGTTTTGGGTGAGTTACATGAATGAATATTTGTAAAGCATTAAGGAAAAGTCCCTGCGTGTAAGAGTGCTATTAATTTAATATTAAGCACTAAATTATGTTAGTTGCTATTATTTCTGTAATACATCGTACAAAGGGACTAGCAGCTATTTGGCTATGATATTGGCGACATTTGCTGGGCCCTTCATTAGCCACTATAGGGCCGCTATGTGTGggtatcaactcgacagcagcggattttttttttttggtttaataagcCACCGTGCCGGAtcatctcaccgaatcccatcatCTCATTCGAATGGGTAAAAACGAGCCTCTGAGGTTGCCCTGGGTTAAAAGGATTCAGTGATTGAATGCTGGTTATGTGCACGCACCCAGTAAATGCTCAATTCATGTTGgctgttattattttaaaatagaatgACTAAAGgcttgttttaaaaatgaaagaagagtGCATTGTGCAAGTGGTCTGTGGATGTGGCAAAAATTCTGACCCTCCCACCcgcaccccactcccagtacgGAGAGTGAAGGTCCAGGTAGGGACTTTGGAGAGCCCAGGCTGTGTATTTACCTGGGGTGGTTATTAGTTACATTAAAACATCTGGTGATTTGTCAGCAAATCCACCGTCTTGTCTGCCATGGACGTGAGACTCATCAATGTTTCGTTCCCTGGGTCTGCTCTTCTTAGGAACGTGCGGAGCTGGGGGTGGCACCTTACACAAAGAGGTGGCCAGCCAGACTTTGTCAAGAAGCAAAGACCTTCAAAAGAAATGCACCATATGAGCCCTCAGCATATAAAACGCTTCTTTTGGACGTTCTGCTGAAGGCCACGAGGCACCTTGGACCCACCAAATCCACAAGGCTGAATGTCCACCATTGGCTGGGGTGGCCTGGGATAAATAGGGCACAGTGATGCTGCTGCAGGGTGtttgggagtgtgtgtgtgtttcggTGGGGAGTTATTAGTTGTCATGGTGACTGGGGGAATGCTACCAGCATTGAGTCTCCAGGGACCCATGATGCTATGGCGGtttgtattttccaaaatttcCTTTCTTACATACATACTCTTCCAGGACTTTGCTGCTCCCATCAAGAAGTGGAGGTCATACCCCCTCCCCTTGACCTTGGGCAGGCCTTTGTAACTGCCTCAGCTTTCAGAGCACCACAGAAGTGACACCACCATTCAGGGATTTCCAAGGCTAGGTCACAaggtgtctatcagtttgtctactgtgggggcttgtgtgttgctgtatgCTGGCagcaatgccaccagtattcaaataccagcagggtcacccaaggaggaaaggtttcagctgagcttccagactaagatagactaggaagaaggacctggcagtctacttctgaaaaagttagccagtgaaaaccttatgaatagcagcggaacactgataCGGTGCCGGGAGATGAgccccttgggttggaaggcacttaaaatatgagctgcctcctcaaagtcaaAGTAGGGTCaacatgcttggtgaagtagagggtcagtaaaaaagagaaacaccctcaacgagatggactgacaacagtggctgcaacaatgggctcaagcgtaacgattgtggggatggcacaggactgggcagtgtttcatcctgttgtacacagggttgctatgagttgaacggactcaatggcaccgaacaacaacagatcacaaaaggagattatcatggattgaattgtgtcaccccaaaatatctgtcaactcggccaggccatgattcccagtattgtgtgactgtccaccattttgtcatctgatgtgattttcctgtgtgttgtaaatcctacctctatgatgttaatgaggtaggatcatTGGTGGTTATTGatgagactcaatctacaagattgggttgtgttttaagccaatctcttttgagatatagaagagagaagcgagcagagagacacagggaccacATCCACCAAAAAAAGAGGtctttgcactgagaagctcctagtccaggggaagattgatgacaacgaccttcctccagagctgacagagagagaaagccttcccctagagctggcaccctgtatttggacttctggcctcctagactgtgaaagaataaacttacgtttgttaaatccatccacttgtggaatttctgttatagcaacagtagatgactaagacagagataCAGCCTCTGCCTGACTGTCTTGGAATGTACGCCTTTGGAGCCCTGAGTCTGTatgagggagggggagagcttgcatgtgggaagaggaagaggcagggggtggtaacattcctcaataagatggtccctacatagttaaactttacgccaaggaaatgatctttacaggggtctttactttgataaagtccttaacttgataaagtccctaacttggtaaggtccctaacttggtacttcaaccttaagccaaggaaatagtctccATAGGCGGTCCagtcctggcttttaaatgttaacagagacagataagagacaagaagggtataaaaccctaaaaaAATGACTAtggggcactcagattcttttTCTACCTGAGTGGCCCGCTTGATgctccctagtcaagtgtacttttactactaaccctctaCTTGCTAATAACCCTCTGCtcgcttggcactatttgtctcagtgtttgaattctttcctacgccgaagacaagaaccgaggccatTCTCCGGTGACAAGTCCAGTGGTGTGCTGCTAAATGTTCAATAACCAGTTCTATGCGAGTGGGGGAGCCCACCTTTGTAGCACTTGCTGATTTCTGTGGGTTAAATACACCCACTGTGCTGATATCACGAAGTTCCAGTACTGTGATGTTGGAAAGAGATGTGCACAATTAACTCTTACAAGCCCGTGCAAGctggctccagcacaccactTCCCGTATCACTGCATACAAAGTTTGGCTGCC from Loxodonta africana isolate mLoxAfr1 chromosome 11, mLoxAfr1.hap2, whole genome shotgun sequence includes these protein-coding regions:
- the FBXO17 gene encoding F-box only protein 17, with product MGARPSRRQQPADPPLALDALPPELLVQVLSHVPPHALVTRCRPVCRAWRDVVDGPTVWLLQLARDRSPEGRAVYAMAQRCLPSNEDEEEFPLCALARYCVRAPLGRNLIFNSCGEEGFRGWEVEHGGNGWAVEKNVILVPGAPSQTCFVTSFEWCFKRQLVDLVMEGVWQELLDSAQIEICVADWWGARENCGCIYRLRVRLLDVYENEVVKFSASPNPVLQWTERGCRQVSHVFTNFGKGIRYVSFEQYGRDTRSWVGHYGALVTHSSVRVRIRLS